ACTCAGATTCTGCCGCGTGATCTGCATGCGCATTACATTCAGACACTTGGCCTGATTGCGACTTCGGTGGAACGATTTGCTTTGCAGATTCGGCATATGCAGCGTACCGAAGTTCATGAAGTCGAAGAGCATTTCAACAAAGGTCAAAAGGGCTCGAGTGCTATGCCACACAAGCGCAATCCAATCGGTTCGGAAAATGTTTCTGGCTTGGCGCGCGTCATTCGTGGATACGAGACGCCAGCCTTAGAAGATGTGCTGTTGTGGCATGAACGCGATATCTCGCATTCCAGTGCCGAACGGATCATGTTGCCAGATGCTACCGGGCTGCTTGATTACATTCTCCATCGATTCACCAGTATTTTGGACAATTTGGATGTTTTTCCAGACCGAATGAAAGCCAATATGAATCTGACGCATGGCCTGATTTACAGCCAGCGGGTGATGCTGAAGCTGATCGAAGCTGGCTTGAGCCGAGAACAAGCCTATGACTTGGTTCAACCCAAGACAGCGGTGGCATGGGATGAGCATCGCGCCTTCCGTCCGTTGCTTGAAGCTGATCCGAAAATTACTGATCGGTTAAGTCAGGCCGATTTAGACGATGCTTTCGACTACCACTATCACCTCAAGCATGTTGATGAGATTTTCAAACGAGTTGGTTTAGCATAAGCAAATAAATCAAACAAAAACGGCGAGTGCAGACTCGTCGTTTTTGTTTGGCCGCATTTTGTGCCACCTGTTGACCATAGAAAAAGTCCTGTTCAAGTTGTGATAGCAACGAGAACAAGACTCATTTTGTCAGGGCACTCAGCGTCAATACAGGCGGTTCCTGCCAAGCATGGTTAGGATTCGCATTTAACAAGGATTGATCTGTTGTTAAAACTAGCAAGCAACTATTGGTTTGTTGCAATGCATGATTGGCTTCAGTGAGGAAGTCACGGGTAACATAAGGATCAAAGATCGCAGGAGAGCTGGTTAGCAGCAGGTAACGTTTTTTACCCATCAAGCCACGATAAAATTGCAAATAAATGCGTTGCATGGTGTTCAATGTCGCAGCTGGCTGGTCTAAGATCGGTGAATTCGTGGATAACCATTCAGGCAAGAAATCAGAATCCTTGCAGCGCCCATTGATGCAAAGGTTGTTTCGCACGCTGAGATAGTCAAGGATACCTGTATGCCGGCTATTAATGAAGCCGACTTGCTTGATGACGCCACCATTAATAAAATCGCGCACGTACTGATCATGCAAGGCAATCAGGTCATTCTCGTTTGAGGCATAGAGATACTGAATCGTTGTTGGGGTAAAAAGTTTGGCAAAATTTTCGCGATAGATATCAAGTAGTTTTGATCGAAATAACATGGCTGTCTCCTAACGCGGTAAGGCACGCCTTTTCCGAAGCATGGAAAGTGGTGTGACCAAACCTATGTTGGTGATGAAAATCACGGCGAGACCATTTCCCAGTGCTGACAGGAAACCGGTTGGCTGTGTCATATCATCAGTTTTGCTACCGTAATAAAAGAGGGTTTCACGGGTAAAACCAGTCAGGTGACGGGCAAAGAGTTGCTCAAATGCGTGGTTCATTTCGATGCTGTCATACTTTTGTTGTAGCAGATGGGCAAATACCGAACGATTTGTGGTCGTTAAGAAATAAATCAATTGATCATTTAATAAAACCACAAGAAAAATACTAACAATGAAGCTAATTAAAAAGCTGAAAATTGCTTCAAAGGCGTATTGTAAGCCGATCGACATACTGCTTTTTCCGACTAAATACAAAGCATCAGTTTCAGACCGTCGACGCCGCCATAGCCAAGCAGTCCCTGCAAGCCACAAAAGACCGTCAGCAAAAACAACTTTGGTCAGCATCGACTGAGCAGCCTGCACCATTTGAATGTGGGCTTGTCCGACCTGCGTACTGAGCAAAATCGTCTGCCTATTTTGTGTCCCAAATGAGTTCAAGCGTTGCAAAAAAGCTGCCTGAGCAGATTGGTCAATCATTTCACTTGTCATCAGCATGATGCTGATCAAGCAGAACGCCACTGATAACAGCATCATCACAATATAATAACGGCGATGATAACGAAATCCTGAAAACGTTCGCTCAAAGAAATGCATCTACCCGTTCACCTCACAAGCAGTATAAGCAATGAATTTGAACAAAGTGTGAACATAAGCCGAGCATTTACTATGTTATTTGAATTTATTTAGATGGTTGGGTTGTGACATTCACATCAGACGAACTGCTAGATTCGCTGCTGCTGGAGGCTACAGTTTGATCCTGAACTTTATCTGGGAAGGTGGTGATGGGATCAGTGTCGTCGGCTAATTCAGGAGCATCAGTTTGGTAAAGTCCAGTTGTTGATTGGTCATTATTTTCGCTATAGAGACTGGTGCTCTTGCTGCCTAGATTGCGTTCGATTGATAAGACATTGCTGAGACTCTGATTGTAGTCATATTGGTTAGGGTTGACGGGTTTAAAGCCAAGTGGCACGTAGAAGCGTAAGAGATTGCGGTTAGCGACATCGTCTGAAAGGCTGAGTCTTGTGTCCACTGACTTCTGATCCTTGGCGATGGTTGCTTCAAGCGCAGGCGTCAATGTCAGCAGTTTACCGGTTGTATTATCGTAGACTTTACTGCCAAGTACGGTGTATTTAGAGGTGACAAAATTGTGATTACGGAAGGCAACAACGCTGTCGTGCTGACTGGACAGCAGATCGGTGCCAAATTGGACATAACGCGAGCTATCAATGCCTAGTAAGTGAAGTAAGGTCGGCAAGACGTCGATCTCGCCGCCGTGAGTGCTATTAACGCCGCCTTTAAGACCAGGCATGTGGAAAATCAGCGGGACGCGTTGCAACTGAGCATCATCGAACGCATTCCAAGTGCTAGGATCCTTGCCAAGCAACGGTGCCAGAGTGGTATTGCGATCATTACTAATACCGAAATGATCCCCATAAAGCATCACTAGCGAATTCTTTTCCAAACCGCTTGCTTTCAAATAGTTGAAGAATTCCTTGAGCGCTTCATCAAGATAATGAGCCGTGCGAAAATAACCGTTGATCGTGGCGTCATCAGTACCGGCGTCAGGAAAATCGGAATCAGCTTGGGTGATATAAAAAGGATTATGGTTGCTCGTCGTGATGATTTTGGCATAGAAAGGCTGTTGCAGATGCTCCAGATACTTTGGTGTCTCGGCCATCATCAACTTATCTTTAATGCCATATTCAGTCGCTGCTTTTTCGTCATGATTATAAAAGTTGCCGGAAAAGTAGTCGTTATAACCAAGACTCTTGTATACATTGTCGCGGTTCCAGAAGCTAGCAGAGCCGCCATGAAAAACAGCACTGGTATAACCGGCTCGTTGATTGAGAATGGCCGGCGCTCCTTCAAACGTATTTTCAGTGCCGAGACTGCTGAATAAAGAGCCATTGGCAATCCCAAAC
This genomic window from Lacticaseibacillus paracasei subsp. paracasei contains:
- a CDS encoding branched-chain amino acid ABC transporter ATP-binding protein translates to MLFRSKLLDIYRENFAKLFTPTTIQYLYASNENDLIALHDQYVRDFINGGVIKQVGFINSRHTGILDYLSVRNNLCINGRCKDSDFLPEWLSTNSPILDQPAATLNTMQRIYLQFYRGLMGKKRYLLLTSSPAIFDPYVTRDFLTEANHALQQTNSCLLVLTTDQSLLNANPNHAWQEPPVLTLSALTK
- the purB gene encoding adenylosuccinate lyase; the protein is MIPRYSRPEMAAIWSEKNRYAAWLEVEILAAEAWSKLGEIPAADVQALRAHAKFDVDRIHEIEAVTHHDVVAFTRDVSESLGAEKKWVHFGLTSTDVVDTAQGYLLKQANEILRADLAALKASLAKLAKAHKDTVMMGRTHGVHAEPTTFGLVVATWYSELKRDIRRFEDAASDVEAGKISGAVGTFANTPPAVEAYVTEQLGIRAQEISTQILPRDLHAHYIQTLGLIATSVERFALQIRHMQRTEVHEVEEHFNKGQKGSSAMPHKRNPIGSENVSGLARVIRGYETPALEDVLLWHERDISHSSAERIMLPDATGLLDYILHRFTSILDNLDVFPDRMKANMNLTHGLIYSQRVMLKLIEAGLSREQAYDLVQPKTAVAWDEHRAFRPLLEADPKITDRLSQADLDDAFDYHYHLKHVDEIFKRVGLA
- a CDS encoding LTA synthase family protein, giving the protein MKRLRLNRLAQWIRSTRIGFLACLLFLVWAKTIFGYFVDFSLGLNDPLQYTLLLLNPLGTGIISLSLGLYPKHARRGYLIGVIVYILSTLLLLANVLYYREFSDFLTINTVLGVSKVSQGLGASSLSMVKPHDIIYVIDIVLVALAYFSYSIWNIWRYIHNEPLRWPHFGLTLDTRQLPFHFPQAVTVFGIALFGLIMAVSEMNRPQLLTRTFDRNYIVKYLGLAPFTVYDAAKTAQNNQVRAQADSSNLDPVLQYTRSHYAAPNASYFGTAKGKNVIIIHLESFQQFLIGQKIDGQEVTPFLNSLIKEKDTLSFSNFFHQVGLGKTSDAENMLETSTFGIANGSLFSSLGTENTFEGAPAILNQRAGYTSAVFHGGSASFWNRDNVYKSLGYNDYFSGNFYNHDEKAATEYGIKDKLMMAETPKYLEHLQQPFYAKIITTSNHNPFYITQADSDFPDAGTDDATINGYFRTAHYLDEALKEFFNYLKASGLEKNSLVMLYGDHFGISNDRNTTLAPLLGKDPSTWNAFDDAQLQRVPLIFHMPGLKGGVNSTHGGEIDVLPTLLHLLGIDSSRYVQFGTDLLSSQHDSVVAFRNHNFVTSKYTVLGSKVYDNTTGKLLTLTPALEATIAKDQKSVDTRLSLSDDVANRNLLRFYVPLGFKPVNPNQYDYNQSLSNVLSIERNLGSKSTSLYSENNDQSTTGLYQTDAPELADDTDPITTFPDKVQDQTVASSSSESSSSSDVNVTTQPSK